Proteins from a genomic interval of Clostridia bacterium:
- a CDS encoding 6,7-dimethyl-8-ribityllumazine synthase, which yields MRVFEGKIVSGDIKIGIVAARFNEFIVSKLLGGALDALKRHDISEDDISVAWVPGAFEIPLAAQKMAKSGKYDAVIALGAVIRGSTTHYDYVCSEVSKGIANVSLQTGVPVMFGVLTTENIEQAIERAGTKAGNKGFDCAVGAIEMVNLLREMDK from the coding sequence ATGAGAGTTTTTGAAGGAAAAATAGTATCCGGCGATATAAAAATAGGCATAGTTGCGGCAAGGTTCAACGAATTTATCGTATCTAAGCTTTTGGGCGGCGCGCTTGACGCGCTCAAGCGTCACGACATATCGGAGGACGATATAAGCGTTGCGTGGGTACCGGGCGCGTTCGAGATACCGCTCGCGGCGCAGAAGATGGCCAAAAGCGGCAAATACGACGCAGTAATCGCGCTGGGCGCCGTTATCCGCGGCTCGACGACGCATTACGACTACGTTTGCAGCGAGGTATCGAAGGGCATAGCCAACGTATCGCTTCAGACGGGCGTTCCCGTTATGTTCGGCGTGCTTACGACCGAGAATATAGAGCAGGCGATAGAGCGCGCGGGCACGAAGGCCGGAAACAAGGGCTTCGACTGTGCTGTAGGCGCTATTGAGATGGTAAATCTTTTAAGAGAAATGGATAAATAA